In Romboutsia lituseburensis, a genomic segment contains:
- a CDS encoding thiamine phosphate synthase: protein MYLITNRSLCDEDKYFESIKNSVYNGIENIIIREKDLNNEQLKNIYYKIKYSLKNINKKYNLIINSNVDVFEEVDADGIHLPFILFKKNLQNNYVFKDNKILGISTHSIEEIEYLEELKKVNNLKIDYITISHIYETDCKKGMNPKGIDILISAKKISSSNIVALGGITPKNSLNTLKYCDDIAIMSQIMKSDNVVETIKEYFKFQEKDVL, encoded by the coding sequence GTGTACCTTATAACTAATAGAAGCTTATGTGATGAAGATAAGTACTTTGAATCAATAAAAAATTCAGTTTATAATGGAATTGAAAATATAATAATAAGAGAAAAAGATTTAAATAATGAACAGCTTAAAAATATATATTATAAAATAAAATATAGTCTTAAAAATATAAATAAAAAATATAATTTGATTATAAATTCAAATGTTGATGTATTTGAAGAAGTAGATGCAGATGGTATTCATTTACCATTTATTCTATTTAAAAAAAATCTGCAAAATAACTATGTATTTAAAGATAATAAAATATTGGGAATATCAACTCATAGTATAGAAGAAATAGAGTATTTAGAAGAGTTAAAAAAAGTAAATAATTTAAAAATTGATTATATAACTATATCTCATATATATGAAACTGATTGTAAAAAAGGTATGAATCCTAAGGGAATAGATATATTAATAAGTGCTAAAAAAATAAGCAGTTCAAATATTGTAGCATTAGGAGGGATAACACCTAAAAATTCATTGAATACATTGAAATATTGTGATGATATAGCTATAATGTCACAGATTATGAAGTCTGATAATGTAGTAGAAACTATAAAAGA
- the thiH gene encoding 2-iminoacetate synthase ThiH translates to MSFYDVLNSYKDFDIYGYMDNVTDENILNSLQKDYLDEYDLLNLLSKKAVKYLELMAQKSNKITNQYFGKTICLYTPMYIANYCINKCVYCGYNLDSGIKRKKLTIEEIKNEGAFISKEGFKHLLILTGESNIHSDVKYIGEAVETLKSKFSSIGIEVYPMDEKEYEYLVYKGVDSLTVYQEVYDEDIYKEVHIKGPKSNYKYRLDAPERGAKAGMRSLSIGALLGLNDFRKETFFTLLHGKYLRNKYPHIEISYSVPRIRPFKGCYDGIKDVNDVELVQAILCMRLFDNHGGINLSTRESLDLRKNLIPLGITKLSAGVSTDVGGHSQGSKDTSQFKISDESNVGQVKDMLHSIGYQHIFKDWERF, encoded by the coding sequence ATGAGTTTTTATGATGTTTTAAATTCGTATAAAGATTTTGATATATATGGATATATGGATAATGTAACCGATGAAAATATATTGAATTCGTTGCAAAAAGATTATTTAGATGAATATGATTTGCTTAATTTACTTTCGAAAAAGGCAGTAAAGTATTTAGAATTAATGGCACAAAAATCTAATAAAATAACTAATCAATATTTTGGAAAAACAATATGTTTATACACGCCGATGTATATAGCAAATTATTGTATTAATAAATGTGTATATTGCGGATACAACTTAGACAGTGGTATAAAAAGAAAGAAATTAACAATAGAAGAAATAAAAAATGAGGGTGCGTTTATATCAAAGGAAGGTTTTAAACATCTATTAATACTTACAGGAGAAAGCAATATACATTCAGACGTAAAATATATAGGAGAAGCAGTGGAAACACTAAAATCTAAATTTTCATCTATAGGTATAGAAGTGTATCCTATGGATGAAAAAGAATATGAATATCTTGTATATAAAGGTGTTGATTCTCTAACTGTATATCAAGAAGTTTATGATGAAGATATATACAAAGAAGTACATATAAAAGGTCCAAAATCAAATTATAAATATAGATTAGATGCTCCTGAGAGAGGTGCAAAGGCAGGTATGAGAAGTTTATCTATTGGAGCGCTATTAGGTCTTAATGATTTTAGAAAAGAAACATTTTTTACTTTATTGCATGGGAAATACTTAAGAAATAAATATCCGCATATAGAAATATCATATTCAGTACCAAGAATTAGACCATTTAAAGGATGTTATGATGGTATAAAAGATGTAAATGATGTAGAATTAGTACAAGCTATTTTATGTATGAGACTATTTGATAATCATGGGGGGATAAATTTATCAACAAGAGAATCCTTAGATCTTAGAAAAAACTTAATTCCTTTAGGAATAACTAAGCTAAGTGCTGGAGTATCAACGGATGTAGGTGGTCATTCTCAAGGCAGTAAAGATACATCACAGTTTAAAATAAGCGATGAAAGTAATGTAGGACAAGTTAAAGATATGTTACATTCTATAGGTTATCAGCATATATTTAAAGATTGGGAGCGATTTTAG
- a CDS encoding thiazole synthase, with amino-acid sequence MDRLVLGDHKFNSRLLIGTGKYGSNEILPKVINESNSEIITMALRRVDLDNKEENILTHIPKEMTILPNTSGATNHQEAVRIARIARKMGCGNFVKIEIISDTKYLLPDNDETIKATEILAKEGFVVLPYMSPDLYAGKRLIDAGAAAVMPLGSPIGSNRGIRMKEMIKIMIEELDIPIIVDAGIGKPSQAMEAMELGAAAVLVNTAIASSNDPVKMAKAFRLAVEGGREAYLAKCGIVSDYANASSPLTGFLSQLSTVK; translated from the coding sequence ATGGATAGATTAGTTTTAGGAGATCATAAATTTAATAGTAGACTTCTTATAGGAACAGGAAAATATGGATCAAATGAAATATTACCTAAGGTAATAAATGAGAGTAATAGTGAAATAATAACAATGGCTCTTAGAAGAGTTGATCTAGATAATAAAGAAGAAAATATATTAACACATATACCAAAAGAGATGACAATACTACCGAATACATCAGGAGCAACAAATCATCAAGAAGCTGTTAGGATTGCAAGAATTGCACGTAAAATGGGATGTGGAAATTTTGTAAAGATAGAAATTATTTCAGATACAAAATATTTATTACCAGATAATGATGAGACAATCAAAGCAACTGAAATTCTGGCTAAAGAAGGTTTTGTAGTCCTTCCGTATATGAGCCCAGATCTTTATGCTGGAAAAAGGCTTATAGATGCTGGAGCAGCAGCTGTAATGCCTTTAGGATCTCCTATAGGATCAAATAGAGGGATTAGGATGAAAGAAATGATAAAGATTATGATTGAAGAATTAGATATACCTATAATTGTAGATGCAGGTATTGGAAAGCCATCTCAAGCAATGGAAGCAATGGAGCTGGGAGCTGCAGCAGTATTAGTAAATACCGCAATTGCATCAAGCAATGATCCAGTAAAAATGGCAAAAGCATTTAGATTAGCAGTAGAAGGTGGAAGAGAAGCATATCTTGCTAAGTGTGGAATAGTATCTGATTATGCAAATGCATCATCACCTCTAACTGGTTTTTTATCACAGTTAAGCACAGTAAAGTAA
- the thiF gene encoding sulfur carrier protein ThiS adenylyltransferase ThiF, whose product MKIFLNEIHTEIDEKLTLYEVRDKYKKESDIVILNGYPVEKNYKLQESDKVSLIKRGENLNLDKIEKLLAARHTPNIHEKLKKGSVAILGLGGLGSNIAISLARIGVGELIIADYDIVEPSNLNRQQYFIDDIGSYKTSAIKNNLNNINPFINIKKINEKITKENMNLFKDADIIVEAFDNPKSKAEISNYILTNMKEKFLIASSGMAGYYDSNMIQTKKLRENFYICGDLVSEAKIGDGLMAPRVAICANHMANLVIKILVDKY is encoded by the coding sequence ATTAAAATTTTTTTAAATGAAATTCATACAGAAATAGATGAGAAATTAACTTTATATGAAGTTAGGGATAAGTACAAAAAAGAAAGCGACATTGTAATATTAAATGGCTACCCTGTTGAAAAAAATTATAAGTTACAAGAAAGTGATAAAGTTAGTTTAATTAAAAGGGGTGAAAATTTAAATTTAGATAAAATAGAAAAACTTTTAGCTGCAAGGCATACTCCCAATATACATGAGAAGCTAAAAAAAGGAAGTGTTGCTATATTAGGATTAGGCGGATTAGGATCAAACATAGCAATTTCTTTAGCGAGGATTGGAGTAGGGGAGCTAATTATAGCCGATTATGATATTGTTGAGCCATCTAATTTAAATAGGCAACAGTATTTTATAGATGATATAGGCAGTTATAAAACAAGTGCCATTAAAAATAATTTAAATAATATAAATCCTTTTATAAATATAAAAAAAATTAATGAAAAAATTACTAAAGAAAATATGAATTTATTTAAAGATGCAGACATTATTGTAGAAGCTTTTGATAATCCAAAATCAAAAGCTGAAATAAGTAATTATATATTAACAAATATGAAAGAAAAATTTTTAATTGCATCATCTGGAATGGCAGGATATTATGATTCAAATATGATACAAACAAAAAAACTTAGAGAAAATTTTTACATATGTGGAGACTTAGTAAGTGAAGCAAAAATTGGAGATGGTCTAATGGCACCTAGAGTCGCTATATGTGCAAATCATATGGCAAACTTAGTGATTAAAATATTAGTTGATAAATATTAA
- the thiS gene encoding sulfur carrier protein ThiS, whose protein sequence is MKVNGKNLSLGDNKNILSLLEYFNLNEEQVVVEVNFEIIESEKYKNYILTEEDIIEVISFVGGG, encoded by the coding sequence ATGAAAGTAAATGGGAAAAATCTATCACTTGGAGATAATAAAAATATTTTAAGTCTTTTAGAGTATTTCAATTTAAATGAAGAACAAGTGGTAGTTGAGGTGAATTTTGAAATAATAGAGTCTGAGAAATATAAAAATTATATTTTAACAGAGGAAGATATTATAGAAGTAATAAGCTTTGTAGGGGGGGGTTAA
- a CDS encoding threonine/serine exporter family protein, with the protein MILEAIASALSAISFGIIFNIKGRRLLAAGFGGGLSWFAYKLCLANEVSQVSSFFIAAICFSIYCEICARVYKTPATTLSVCCLIPLVPGYGVYNTMYEFIKGDYIKAIDYGINTLSLAGALALGVIFVSTLFRNFNLHKTLDNLLKSPKRIKNTKQTLEESFE; encoded by the coding sequence ATGATACTAGAAGCAATAGCATCAGCACTATCTGCAATAAGCTTTGGTATTATTTTTAATATAAAAGGAAGACGACTTTTAGCAGCTGGATTTGGAGGAGGATTAAGTTGGTTTGCTTATAAACTTTGTTTAGCCAATGAAGTTTCTCAGGTATCTTCATTTTTTATAGCTGCAATATGTTTTAGTATATATTGTGAAATTTGTGCTAGAGTGTATAAAACTCCAGCAACAACATTATCTGTATGCTGTTTAATACCTTTAGTTCCAGGTTATGGTGTATATAATACAATGTATGAATTTATAAAAGGAGATTATATAAAAGCTATAGATTATGGTATAAATACATTATCCTTAGCGGGTGCTTTAGCACTAGGCGTTATTTTTGTATCTACTTTATTTAGAAATTTTAATTTGCACAAGACACTAGATAATTTGTTAAAGTCTCCAAAAAGGATAAAAAACACAAAACAAACGTTAGAAGAAAGTTTTGAGTAA
- a CDS encoding threonine/serine ThrE exporter family protein has product MDINRVLNFSSNAGRAMLQSGGETYRVEETISSICQAFNVDDVDVFATPTAVMVSVSIEGKIHSIVKRIKSRGINLNRVHNINSLSRKISVEKLSIEECERELEIICIDDSYDTEKILVASGIASSAFTMLFGGEINSIIVSFLVGIITKLIFMSLSKSSLNEFFINSICGAIIAIFSIILLKIGIIREIDKLIAGCIMLLVPGLALTNSIRDIIEGQLISGLTKAAEAFLVAVSIAVGTGAVIHLYLTMGGI; this is encoded by the coding sequence ATGGATATTAATAGAGTTCTCAATTTTTCCTCTAATGCAGGAAGAGCAATGCTACAAAGCGGTGGAGAAACGTATAGAGTTGAAGAAACTATATCAAGCATATGTCAAGCATTTAATGTTGATGATGTAGATGTTTTTGCAACACCGACAGCAGTAATGGTTTCTGTATCTATTGAAGGGAAAATTCACTCTATAGTGAAAAGAATAAAATCAAGAGGGATAAATTTAAATAGGGTCCACAATATAAATTCTTTATCTAGAAAGATTAGTGTGGAAAAATTATCCATTGAGGAATGTGAGAGAGAATTAGAAATAATATGTATTGATGATAGCTACGATACAGAAAAAATATTAGTCGCATCAGGAATTGCTTCATCAGCTTTTACAATGTTATTTGGTGGAGAAATCAATTCTATTATAGTTTCTTTTTTAGTGGGAATCATAACCAAATTAATTTTTATGAGTTTAAGCAAGTCATCACTAAATGAATTTTTTATAAATAGCATATGTGGTGCAATTATAGCTATTTTTTCTATAATACTTTTAAAGATAGGGATAATCAGAGAGATTGATAAATTAATAGCTGGATGTATAATGTTGTTGGTACCAGGACTTGCACTAACTAATTCTATAAGAGATATAATAGAAGGTCAACTAATATCCGGTCTTACTAAAGCTGCAGAGGCATTTTTAGTGGCAGTATCTATTGCTGTTGGTACAGGAGCAGTAATACATTTATATTTAACAATGGGGGGGATTTAA
- a CDS encoding DegV family protein, with protein sequence MSNIKIVCDSLSDIPSEYIEKYNISIVPLSVIFDGKEYIDGVDINKDEFYKMLRDNTKLPKTSQVTYIKFKEEFERHIEQGYEVLYIGGSSNASGTYQSAVMAQNDIEGGVVTFDTLSLSLGCGCMVVSAAKLAQEGKSIDEIVKHLEDIKKKSSVLFTVETLEYLQKGGRISLAKATIGNMLNIKPILCIDGGLVKPISQVRGKKQVIGKIIEILKEQHGEDFSNKCVIIGCGDNKLDLDVFKKRLIEEFENIDCLEVNMGSCICAHSGPGVLGIGCVDK encoded by the coding sequence ATGAGCAATATAAAAATAGTGTGTGATAGTTTATCTGATATACCATCAGAATATATAGAAAAATACAATATATCAATAGTTCCATTAAGTGTAATATTTGATGGAAAAGAATATATCGATGGAGTAGATATAAATAAAGATGAATTTTATAAAATGCTTAGAGATAATACTAAGCTTCCTAAGACGTCACAGGTAACATATATAAAGTTTAAAGAAGAATTTGAAAGGCATATAGAACAAGGCTATGAAGTTTTATATATAGGAGGATCATCTAATGCTTCAGGAACATATCAAAGTGCAGTAATGGCCCAAAATGATATTGAAGGCGGTGTAGTAACATTTGATACATTATCTTTATCATTAGGATGTGGGTGTATGGTAGTATCAGCAGCAAAATTAGCACAAGAAGGAAAGTCCATAGACGAAATAGTAAAGCATTTAGAAGATATCAAAAAAAAATCATCTGTTTTATTTACAGTTGAAACGCTAGAATATCTTCAAAAAGGCGGCAGAATATCTCTAGCAAAAGCTACTATAGGAAATATGTTAAATATAAAGCCTATATTATGTATAGATGGCGGTTTAGTAAAACCTATATCTCAAGTTAGAGGAAAAAAACAAGTAATAGGTAAAATAATAGAAATCTTAAAAGAACAGCACGGTGAGGATTTTAGCAATAAGTGCGTCATAATTGGATGTGGAGATAACAAATTAGATTTAGACGTATTTAAGAAACGATTAATTGAAGAATTTGAGAATATAGATTGCTTAGAAGTAAATATGGGAAGTTGTATTTGTGCTCATTCAGGTCCAGGAGTATTAGGTATTGGATGCGTAGATAAGTAA
- the recQ gene encoding DNA helicase RecQ: protein MNVKPLEILYKYYGYTSFRNGQEQIINSIVSKNDVLAIMPTGGGKSICYQIPALCLDGITIVISPLISLMKDQVDTLKTMGIEAELINSSLSNNEYSQILDNIDNDKYKLLYVAPERLDNLEFINLIKNKNIAQVAIDEAHCISSWGHDFRKSYKRIPSFIKSLDKRPIVTAFTATASDEVRYDIINILSLEDPAIYITGFDRENLSINIVKSSSKNRYLLDYVENHKGESGIIYAATRKEVDSIYEGLLKRNYSISKYHAGLNDETRKENQEKFINDDIKIIVATNAFGMGIDKPNIRWVIHYNMPQSVENYYQEIGRAGRDGDPSECVLLFTPGDIHTQKYLVEVGIENPERKKIQYKKLQQMVDLVYSNGCYRKSILNYFGEDKKEDCNNCSNCLNEGEIVDKTLDAQKVISCIARMKRGFGATMIIDVLRGSKNKKVIEQGFNTLTTYGIMKEYSTEDLKTFINTLVAHGFLEVVENLGARGSYPTIRLNEQSMKVIKKKIKVEFKESKVTKSRYVENELYERLVELRSEIARQSNIAPYMVFGDATLKNMASTYSTSKDEMLSISGVGEIKYDRYGHQFEKVIQFYIEEKNINKKELLKQKASSDVDTKIKNDEFFEVNTDLKLYEKLKNLRASISKLEGVLPYMILSANTLKEISGRYPLDEEQLKDIGGIGTVKIDKYGDDIINIVREYIEENNIVSKWEYKKRLKLILDGDNRKNDEIVLDLLNQGMQIKNVCEEIEISTSTALGYVCDYLKQSNIIKFNIDTKKFYTKDEKEMILDAIDKFGDDKISAIKKVLPDYIKYESIRAIILERYL, encoded by the coding sequence ATGAATGTAAAACCTTTAGAGATACTATATAAGTACTATGGATACACAAGTTTTAGAAATGGACAAGAACAAATTATAAATTCGATAGTTAGTAAAAATGATGTATTAGCAATAATGCCAACAGGTGGAGGAAAATCTATTTGTTATCAAATTCCAGCACTTTGCTTGGATGGAATAACCATAGTCATTTCTCCATTAATATCGTTAATGAAAGACCAAGTTGATACATTAAAAACTATGGGAATAGAAGCAGAACTTATAAACAGTTCGCTTTCAAATAACGAGTATAGTCAAATATTAGATAATATAGATAATGATAAATACAAACTACTATATGTAGCACCTGAAAGACTTGATAATTTAGAGTTTATAAATTTAATAAAAAATAAAAATATAGCTCAGGTAGCAATAGATGAAGCCCACTGTATATCAAGTTGGGGGCATGATTTTAGAAAAAGTTATAAAAGAATACCAAGTTTTATAAAAAGCTTGGATAAAAGGCCTATAGTAACTGCATTTACAGCAACTGCAAGTGATGAAGTCAGATATGATATTATAAATATATTAAGTTTAGAAGATCCTGCAATTTATATAACAGGATTTGATAGAGAAAATTTATCTATTAATATAGTTAAATCATCATCTAAAAATAGATATTTATTGGATTATGTAGAAAATCATAAGGGTGAAAGTGGAATTATATATGCAGCGACTAGAAAAGAAGTTGATAGTATATATGAGGGTTTACTAAAAAGAAATTACTCTATATCTAAGTATCATGCAGGATTAAATGATGAGACTAGAAAAGAAAATCAAGAAAAGTTTATAAATGATGATATAAAAATAATTGTTGCGACAAATGCTTTTGGTATGGGGATAGATAAACCAAATATAAGGTGGGTAATACACTACAATATGCCTCAAAGTGTGGAAAATTACTATCAAGAAATAGGAAGAGCTGGTAGAGATGGTGATCCTAGTGAATGTGTATTATTATTTACTCCGGGTGATATACATACACAAAAGTATTTAGTTGAAGTAGGAATAGAAAATCCTGAAAGGAAAAAAATTCAATACAAAAAACTTCAACAAATGGTAGATTTAGTTTATAGCAATGGATGCTACAGAAAAAGTATATTAAATTATTTTGGAGAAGATAAAAAAGAAGATTGTAATAACTGTAGTAATTGTTTAAATGAAGGTGAAATAGTAGATAAAACATTAGATGCTCAAAAAGTAATATCTTGTATAGCAAGAATGAAAAGAGGATTTGGTGCAACTATGATTATAGATGTACTTAGGGGCTCTAAAAATAAAAAAGTAATAGAACAAGGATTTAATACTCTTACTACATACGGAATTATGAAAGAATATTCAACTGAGGATTTAAAAACATTTATAAATACATTAGTAGCTCATGGATTCTTAGAAGTTGTAGAAAATTTAGGTGCAAGAGGAAGCTATCCCACTATAAGATTAAATGAACAGTCTATGAAGGTAATAAAGAAAAAAATTAAAGTTGAATTTAAAGAATCTAAAGTTACAAAATCTAGATATGTTGAAAATGAATTGTATGAAAGATTAGTAGAACTTAGAAGTGAGATAGCAAGACAAAGTAATATAGCTCCATATATGGTATTTGGAGATGCGACACTTAAAAATATGGCTAGCACATATTCAACTAGTAAGGATGAAATGCTTAGCATATCTGGTGTTGGAGAAATTAAATATGATAGATATGGTCATCAATTTGAAAAAGTTATACAATTTTATATAGAAGAAAAAAATATAAATAAGAAGGAGTTATTAAAACAAAAGGCAAGCAGTGATGTTGATACTAAAATTAAAAATGATGAGTTTTTTGAAGTTAATACAGATTTAAAGTTATATGAAAAGTTAAAAAACTTGAGGGCAAGTATATCTAAACTTGAAGGCGTATTACCATACATGATATTGAGTGCAAATACTCTTAAAGAAATAAGTGGTAGGTATCCATTAGATGAAGAACAATTAAAGGATATTGGTGGAATTGGTACAGTTAAAATAGATAAGTATGGAGATGATATTATAAATATAGTAAGAGAATATATCGAAGAAAATAATATAGTATCAAAATGGGAGTATAAAAAAAGACTTAAATTAATACTTGATGGAGATAATAGAAAAAATGATGAAATTGTACTTGATTTATTAAATCAAGGCATGCAAATCAAGAATGTATGTGAAGAAATTGAAATATCAACATCAACTGCACTAGGATATGTTTGTGATTATTTAAAGCAAAGCAATATAATTAAATTTAATATAGATACTAAAAAATTCTATACTAAAGATGAAAAAGAAATGATATTAGATGCAATTGATAAATTTGGAGATGATAAAATAAGTGCAATAAAAAAAGTATTACCTGATTATATAAAATACGAAAGTATAAGAGCTATAATTTTAGAACGATATTTATAA
- a CDS encoding alanine/glycine:cation symporter family protein: MEILLKMIDSINTFLWSYILIAMLITLGLYFTFKTKFVQFRYFKEMFRLLGDGASKDNKTEGKVSSFQAFCISTASRVGTGNIAGIAIAIVSGGPGAIFWMWLIAIIGSASSFVESTLAQIFKVKDTDGYRGGPAYYMEQGLNKRWMGITFAVLITICFGFVFNAVQANTVAAAFNSAFGIDKLTIGLIVSILTAFVIFGGVHRIAKVSEVIVPILAGLYILVAIFIMISNITQLPGVFKLIFESAFGVREVTMGTMGGMMLTGIKRGLFSNEAGMGSAPNAAATADTSHPVKQGLIQSLGVFTDTIVICSCTAFIVLLYPTYMETGLTGIELTQAALTAHIGPVGNIFIAVCIFLFAFSSIVGNYYYGQSNMEFIKLNKIILNIFRVLVVCMVLFGSLTKVQIVWDLADVFMGLMAIINLIAISLLGKYAFIALEDYTLQKKNGIKDPVFDASKIPGLENVECWNGKEDNTKIG, encoded by the coding sequence ATGGAAATATTATTAAAAATGATAGACAGTATAAATACTTTTTTATGGTCGTATATATTAATAGCGATGTTAATAACATTAGGATTGTATTTTACATTTAAAACAAAATTTGTACAATTTAGATATTTTAAAGAGATGTTTAGACTTTTAGGAGATGGAGCATCAAAGGATAATAAAACAGAAGGAAAAGTTTCCTCATTCCAAGCGTTCTGTATAAGTACAGCATCAAGAGTTGGAACTGGGAATATAGCTGGAATAGCCATAGCTATAGTAAGCGGAGGGCCAGGTGCAATTTTTTGGATGTGGTTAATAGCGATTATAGGGTCGGCATCAAGTTTTGTGGAAAGTACTTTAGCACAAATATTTAAAGTAAAAGATACAGATGGGTATAGAGGTGGACCTGCATACTATATGGAGCAAGGTTTAAATAAAAGATGGATGGGGATTACTTTTGCAGTTTTAATAACAATATGTTTTGGATTTGTATTTAATGCAGTGCAAGCAAATACAGTAGCAGCAGCATTTAATAGTGCATTTGGGATAGATAAACTAACTATAGGGTTAATAGTATCAATTTTAACAGCTTTTGTCATATTTGGTGGTGTTCATAGAATAGCAAAGGTTTCTGAGGTAATAGTTCCAATTCTTGCAGGATTATATATATTAGTTGCAATATTTATAATGATATCTAACATAACTCAATTACCAGGAGTATTTAAGTTAATATTCGAAAGTGCATTTGGAGTTAGAGAAGTTACAATGGGTACTATGGGAGGAATGATGTTAACTGGTATTAAAAGAGGTTTATTCTCGAATGAAGCTGGTATGGGTTCAGCTCCTAATGCAGCTGCAACAGCAGATACATCTCATCCTGTAAAACAAGGTCTAATTCAGTCATTAGGTGTATTTACAGATACTATAGTTATATGTAGTTGTACTGCGTTTATAGTTCTTTTATACCCTACGTATATGGAAACTGGGTTAACAGGAATAGAACTAACTCAAGCGGCTTTAACAGCTCATATAGGTCCTGTAGGAAATATATTTATAGCAGTTTGTATATTCTTATTTGCATTTAGTTCTATAGTAGGTAACTATTATTATGGTCAATCAAATATGGAGTTTATAAAATTAAATAAAATAATATTAAATATATTTAGAGTATTAGTGGTATGCATGGTATTATTTGGGTCGTTAACTAAAGTTCAAATTGTTTGGGATTTAGCAGATGTATTTATGGGGCTTATGGCTATAATAAACTTAATAGCAATATCATTATTAGGTAAATATGCATTTATAGCACTGGAAGACTATACATTACAAAAGAAAAATGGTATAAAAGACCCAGTATTTGATGCAAGTAAAATACCTGGTCTAGAAAATGTTGAATGTTGGAATGGAAAAGAAGATAATACAAAAATAGGATAG